A region from the Tahibacter amnicola genome encodes:
- a CDS encoding DUF4350 domain-containing protein: MKYKAWIIGGVGAVLVGLLVAWWLYTFERVEKEVSVPPRGEASYNPLFALQKTLEARGLRAESHATLALTALDLKPGDTVIYSADPRAMTRQQVDALLTWVDSGGRLAFAIPASAEGRPGDLMDDLGLTVRESRDCLEWPAGSGAGTGEPKTDDEKADGKKGRWCTRHRFQVHPEYWGDYAWLWGNDTQGYLMGRQSFGAGRLFVAANLSFLHNRHLNEGGNAAFAWQVLGPLLGEGQVHLIYASDVPPWYVYLVRQGWPVLLPLVLALLAWLWARNERLGPVLPLAAAHQRALLMHVRAAGEFAFRRGRGGALYAVVRRGFFERLRRREPLLAALDEENLIVALAERHRLPQADIRQALRPMDLTRPEVFFATIRTLTLLRNQT; encoded by the coding sequence ATGAAATACAAGGCCTGGATCATCGGCGGCGTAGGGGCTGTCCTCGTCGGGCTCCTCGTGGCCTGGTGGCTGTACACCTTCGAGCGGGTCGAGAAAGAAGTGTCGGTGCCGCCGCGCGGCGAGGCCAGCTACAACCCGCTGTTCGCCCTGCAGAAGACGCTGGAGGCGCGCGGCCTGCGCGCTGAATCGCACGCGACGTTGGCATTGACCGCGCTGGATCTCAAACCCGGCGACACCGTTATCTACAGCGCCGATCCGCGCGCGATGACCCGGCAGCAGGTCGATGCGCTGCTCACGTGGGTCGATTCGGGTGGACGCCTGGCCTTTGCGATTCCCGCGAGCGCGGAAGGACGTCCCGGCGACCTGATGGATGACCTGGGCCTGACCGTGCGGGAATCCCGCGATTGCCTGGAATGGCCGGCCGGCAGCGGTGCAGGGACCGGCGAGCCGAAAACCGATGATGAGAAAGCCGATGGCAAGAAGGGGCGCTGGTGCACGCGCCATCGCTTCCAGGTCCATCCGGAATACTGGGGCGACTATGCCTGGCTGTGGGGCAACGACACGCAGGGTTACCTCATGGGGCGCCAGTCCTTCGGTGCCGGACGCCTGTTCGTGGCGGCAAATCTTTCCTTTCTCCACAACCGTCATCTCAACGAGGGCGGCAATGCCGCATTCGCCTGGCAGGTGCTCGGCCCGCTGCTGGGTGAGGGGCAGGTGCACCTGATCTATGCCTCGGATGTACCGCCCTGGTACGTGTACCTGGTACGCCAGGGCTGGCCGGTGTTGTTGCCGCTGGTGCTGGCGCTGCTGGCCTGGCTGTGGGCGCGCAACGAGCGCCTGGGCCCCGTTCTGCCGCTGGCGGCGGCGCACCAGCGCGCCCTGCTGATGCACGTGCGCGCGGCCGGCGAGTTCGCCTTCCGGCGTGGCCGTGGCGGTGCCCTTTACGCCGTGGTGCGCCGCGGCTTCTTCGAACGCCTGCGCCGGCGCGAGCCTCTCCTGGCCGCGCTGGACGAGGAAAACCTCATCGTTGCGCTGGCCGAGCGCCATCGCCTGCCGCAGGCGGACATCCGCCAGGCGCTGCGCCCGATGGACCTGACCCGGCCCGAAGTGTTTTTCGCGACGATCCGAACCTTGACGCTACTGAGAAACCAGACATGA
- a CDS encoding DUF4129 domain-containing protein, translated as MQLEELTIAVRRRAPWEAADLGIALVRHHARAIWVSWIIATLPVALAFMAVGALLDQMWIASVLLWWFKPAFDRVPLFVLSRAVFGETPSLRQTLESARRWGWSGIWPWLLWRRLNPARALLLGVDLLEGLTGARRSQRVRLLAKGSGTPASMLTIVGIHLDTMLSFSIIVSVLIFVPTEFLSDSAQAMWRTLTEEPPLWAQMLLYLAGWIGMSIVEPFYVGAGFGLYLNRRTELEAWDVELVFRRLAARLQPAAAVVLALATVLFVAPTVRAEAVATAPVDSACEQCEHTEPDETDAADAAPDQDGDRERSGRLEEMLGLDDLHAKTNTAPLETVFGSGYQADSTSFQDNVAKAYTDPDLNPKATITTWQRRNPLESSSSSSRTNMGWARHLGQFFGVLAEAALWALVAFGVYLLVRYRDVWLSWLPGGPVRRAPDTVDVHELTVPERLPDDIPAAIRALIAAGQHRAALALLYRASVERLAVALGAPLPPGATESECVRRARNLGEDPYAALFIRIVRLWQAAAYASRLPTSAELEALLREWSAPPRSAAP; from the coding sequence ATGCAGCTTGAAGAGCTGACCATCGCGGTCCGCCGCCGCGCGCCGTGGGAAGCGGCGGACCTGGGGATTGCCCTGGTGCGGCACCATGCGCGTGCCATCTGGGTGTCGTGGATCATCGCCACGCTGCCTGTCGCACTGGCCTTCATGGCGGTCGGTGCCCTGCTGGACCAGATGTGGATTGCGTCGGTGCTGCTGTGGTGGTTCAAGCCCGCGTTCGACCGCGTGCCGCTGTTCGTGCTCTCGCGGGCTGTCTTCGGCGAGACGCCGAGCCTGCGCCAGACGCTCGAGAGTGCACGCCGCTGGGGCTGGAGCGGTATCTGGCCCTGGCTGCTGTGGCGCCGTCTCAACCCGGCGCGGGCGCTGCTGCTGGGCGTGGACCTGCTCGAAGGACTCACCGGCGCGCGGCGATCCCAGCGCGTGCGCCTGCTGGCCAAGGGCAGCGGCACACCGGCGTCCATGCTGACCATCGTCGGCATTCACCTGGACACCATGCTGTCGTTTTCCATCATCGTCTCGGTACTGATCTTCGTGCCGACCGAATTCCTGTCCGACTCGGCCCAGGCGATGTGGCGCACGCTCACCGAAGAGCCGCCGCTGTGGGCGCAGATGCTGCTGTACCTGGCCGGCTGGATCGGCATGAGCATCGTCGAGCCCTTCTATGTCGGCGCCGGGTTCGGGCTGTACCTCAATCGCCGCACCGAACTGGAAGCCTGGGACGTCGAACTGGTGTTCCGCCGGCTTGCCGCGCGGCTGCAGCCGGCCGCCGCCGTGGTCCTGGCGCTGGCGACGGTGCTGTTCGTCGCGCCCACGGTGCGGGCGGAAGCGGTGGCCACCGCGCCGGTGGACAGCGCCTGCGAGCAGTGCGAGCACACCGAACCGGACGAGACCGACGCCGCCGACGCCGCACCGGACCAGGACGGGGACCGCGAACGCTCCGGCCGCCTGGAAGAGATGCTGGGCCTGGACGACCTGCACGCGAAGACGAACACTGCGCCGCTGGAAACGGTCTTTGGCTCGGGTTATCAGGCAGACAGCACCTCGTTCCAGGACAACGTCGCGAAGGCCTATACCGATCCGGACCTCAACCCCAAGGCCACGATCACCACCTGGCAGCGGCGCAATCCGCTGGAGTCGTCCTCGTCGTCGAGCCGGACGAATATGGGATGGGCACGCCATCTTGGCCAGTTCTTCGGGGTCCTGGCCGAAGCGGCCCTGTGGGCGCTGGTGGCCTTCGGTGTGTACCTGCTGGTGCGCTACCGCGACGTGTGGCTGTCCTGGTTGCCTGGCGGCCCGGTGCGCCGTGCGCCCGATACCGTCGATGTGCACGAACTGACGGTGCCGGAACGCCTGCCGGACGATATTCCAGCTGCGATACGCGCCCTGATCGCCGCGGGGCAGCACCGGGCGGCGCTGGCGCTGCTCTATCGGGCGTCCGTTGAACGCCTGGCGGTGGCGCTGGGTGCGCCGCTTCCGCCGGGAGCGACCGAGTCCGAGTGCGTGCGGCGTGCCCGAAACCTGGGCGAGGACCCGTACGCCGCGCTGTTTATCCGCATCGTCCGCCTGTGGCAGGCAGCCGCCTATGCCAGCCGGTTGCCGACCAGCGCCGAGCTGGAAGCCCTGCTGCGCGAGTGGTCGGCGCCGCCGCGGAGTGCGGCGCCATGA
- a CDS encoding stage II sporulation protein M has protein sequence MKQDAFVAAHQSDWSALDAWLIARSQPKAKDRSFDAEGLLSDVDFPAAYRRVCHHLALAERRGYSTLLIDYLRELIQRGHQVLYRPSAPRWHRIALFLGAEFPRLVRSQWRVMAVSAALLFVPFLLTIGLIQWRPDLAQSLFEPAQLAQFENMYDPANSGRRLGRTEGTDVKMFGYYIMNNVSIGFRTFASGLVAGVGSVLVLVSNGIIMGGVAGHLTAIGYGGPFWRFVVGHSAPELLAIVIAGGAGLQLGMAILAPGRRTRGRALVEAGVIGARLALGVFAMLVFAAFVEAFWSSIEWMPDPVKFSVGGLLWLFILLWLVRGGREHAHGG, from the coding sequence ATGAAGCAGGACGCTTTCGTCGCCGCCCACCAGTCTGATTGGAGCGCGCTGGACGCCTGGCTGATCGCCCGGTCCCAGCCCAAGGCCAAGGACCGTTCCTTCGACGCCGAAGGCCTGTTGTCGGACGTGGATTTTCCCGCGGCCTACCGGCGGGTCTGCCATCACCTCGCCCTGGCGGAGCGCCGCGGCTACAGCACCCTGCTGATCGACTACCTGCGCGAACTGATCCAGCGTGGCCACCAGGTGCTGTATCGGCCCTCGGCGCCGCGCTGGCATCGCATTGCCCTGTTCCTCGGCGCGGAATTCCCGCGCCTGGTGCGCAGCCAGTGGCGCGTGATGGCGGTGTCTGCGGCGCTGCTGTTCGTGCCGTTCCTTCTCACCATTGGCCTGATCCAGTGGCGGCCGGACCTGGCCCAGTCGCTGTTCGAACCCGCCCAGCTGGCCCAGTTCGAGAACATGTACGACCCGGCCAACTCCGGCAGGCGGCTGGGCCGCACGGAAGGCACGGATGTAAAAATGTTCGGTTATTACATCATGAACAATGTCAGTATCGGCTTCCGCACCTTTGCCAGCGGCCTGGTCGCCGGCGTCGGCAGCGTGTTGGTGCTGGTAAGCAACGGGATCATCATGGGCGGGGTGGCCGGGCACCTGACGGCCATTGGTTACGGCGGGCCTTTCTGGCGCTTCGTCGTCGGGCATTCCGCGCCCGAGCTCCTGGCCATCGTCATTGCCGGCGGCGCCGGCCTGCAGCTGGGCATGGCCATCCTCGCGCCAGGCCGTCGCACGCGCGGCCGCGCGCTCGTGGAGGCCGGCGTGATCGGCGCACGCCTGGCACTGGGCGTTTTCGCGATGCTGGTGTTCGCGGCGTTTGTCGAGGCGTTCTGGTCGTCGATCGAATGGATGCCCGACCCGGTGAAATTCAGTGTCGGCGGCTTGCTGTGGCTGTTCATCCTGCTGTGGCTGGTGCGGGGCGGAAGGGAACATGCGCATGGGGGCTGA
- a CDS encoding RDD family protein — MIDTLTLVETPEGINLRLRSAGLMPRSVAWAVDLGIRVAALWVLAMPLGFFGESGQGIYLIVIFLIMWWYPVIFEVLNNGQTLGKRAMGLRVVHANGTPVSWTASFVRNLMRTVDLLPFLYGVGAVSSLVDHSSRRLGDIVAGTLVVHVDKPKRPTAAPHVAPVDVPIVLTQAEKAAILAFAERSRQLTGERQLELASLLPMLTQTRGPKAVERLLGMANAILGRKPA; from the coding sequence ATGATCGATACCCTCACCCTGGTGGAAACCCCCGAAGGCATCAACCTGCGGCTGCGATCGGCCGGCCTGATGCCGCGGTCCGTCGCCTGGGCGGTGGACCTGGGCATCCGCGTTGCCGCGCTGTGGGTGCTGGCGATGCCGCTGGGTTTCTTCGGCGAGAGCGGGCAGGGCATCTACCTGATCGTGATCTTCCTGATCATGTGGTGGTACCCGGTGATTTTCGAAGTTCTCAACAATGGCCAGACCCTCGGCAAGCGCGCCATGGGCCTGCGCGTGGTGCACGCCAACGGCACGCCGGTGAGCTGGACGGCCTCGTTCGTGCGCAATCTGATGCGTACCGTCGACCTGCTGCCGTTTCTCTACGGTGTCGGCGCCGTTTCCAGCCTGGTGGATCACAGCAGCCGGCGCCTGGGCGACATCGTGGCCGGAACGCTGGTGGTGCACGTGGACAAACCCAAGCGTCCGACCGCTGCGCCGCACGTCGCGCCCGTTGACGTGCCGATCGTGCTGACCCAGGCGGAGAAGGCGGCGATCCTCGCCTTCGCCGAACGTTCGCGCCAGCTGACCGGCGAGCGCCAGCTGGAACTGGCCAGCCTGCTGCCGATGCTCACGCAGACGCGCGGGCCCAAGGCGGTCGAGCGCCTGCTCGGCATGGCCAACGCCATCCTCGGGCGCAAACCCGCATGA
- the sfsA gene encoding DNA/RNA nuclease SfsA yields MRFAEPLQPATLLRRRQRFFADVRDAAGQELTVLCANTGRMLGYSQPGMRIWLSPRPPGSRHAWRWELSEVAGALVCAHPHHAVNLVLEAVGEGRLAELEGYAGVRREVRYGREGSRVDLLLESPGRPPCFVEVKAVTAADEFGLALFPDAVSTRAARHMRELAAMRAEGARSVVVFVVQRSDALALRTASEIDPAYAAAFRTATSAGVETLVLGMHVKREGITFERRLALLR; encoded by the coding sequence GTGCGATTTGCTGAGCCGCTGCAACCGGCGACGCTGCTGCGCCGGCGCCAGCGTTTCTTCGCCGACGTGCGCGATGCCGCCGGCCAGGAGCTGACCGTGCTGTGTGCGAATACCGGCCGCATGCTGGGCTATTCGCAACCGGGAATGCGGATCTGGCTTTCGCCGCGGCCGCCCGGCTCGCGCCATGCATGGCGCTGGGAGCTGTCGGAGGTGGCGGGAGCGCTGGTCTGCGCGCATCCGCACCATGCGGTGAATCTGGTGCTCGAGGCCGTGGGCGAGGGCCGGCTCGCCGAGCTGGAGGGCTATGCCGGCGTGCGCCGGGAAGTGCGTTACGGCCGCGAGGGCAGTCGCGTCGACCTGCTGCTTGAATCACCCGGGCGTCCGCCGTGCTTCGTCGAGGTCAAGGCCGTGACAGCGGCCGATGAATTCGGCCTGGCGCTGTTCCCCGACGCGGTGAGCACGCGTGCGGCCAGGCATATGCGGGAACTGGCTGCCATGCGCGCCGAAGGGGCGCGGTCGGTCGTGGTTTTTGTGGTCCAGCGCAGTGATGCCCTGGCCCTGCGCACCGCCAGCGAGATCGATCCGGCGTATGCCGCGGCCTTCCGGACGGCGACGTCCGCCGGGGTGGAAACCCTGGTGCTGGGCATGCACGTCAAGCGGGAGGGGATCACCTTCGAACGCCGCCTGGCGTTGTTACGGTGA
- a CDS encoding NCS2 family permease has translation MIESLFQLREHGTTVRTECLAGLSTFLAMAYIMFVNPEILSAAGMPRDAVFVATCLAAALGSAVMGLYANYPIAMAPGMGLNAYFAFTVVQGLGYTWQAALGAVFISGCLFILVSLVRIREWIVDAIPRSLKLSISAGIGLFLAIIGMKNAGLIAASPATFVTVGTLTSPGVLLAAAGLLLIVALEARRVTGGIIIGILLVTLVSIVLGLSPLAGVASLPPSLMPTLLQLDLRAALDAGLIAVVLTFFLVELFDATGTLIGVSHRAGLLDKDGKLPRLRRALLADSTAIVAGAAMGTSSTTAYIESAAGTAAGGRTGLTAVVVALLFLAALLFSPLAASVPPYATAPALIYVAILMTRGLAEIDWDDLTEAAPAVICAVAMPFTFSIAHGIGFGFISYAVIKGLSGRYREVSPAVWVIAAVFVAKFGWL, from the coding sequence ATGATCGAATCGCTGTTCCAGTTGCGCGAGCACGGCACCACCGTGCGCACCGAATGCCTGGCAGGCCTGTCCACCTTCCTGGCGATGGCCTACATCATGTTCGTCAACCCGGAGATCCTTTCCGCGGCGGGCATGCCGCGCGATGCGGTCTTCGTCGCTACCTGCCTGGCGGCCGCGCTGGGATCGGCGGTCATGGGCCTGTATGCGAACTATCCCATCGCCATGGCGCCGGGCATGGGGCTCAACGCCTACTTCGCGTTCACTGTCGTGCAGGGGCTGGGTTACACCTGGCAGGCGGCACTGGGCGCCGTATTCATCTCCGGCTGCCTGTTCATCCTGGTCAGCCTGGTGCGCATCCGCGAGTGGATCGTCGATGCGATCCCGCGTTCGCTAAAGCTATCCATCTCTGCCGGCATCGGACTGTTCCTGGCCATCATCGGCATGAAGAATGCCGGACTGATTGCCGCCAGCCCGGCGACGTTCGTGACTGTCGGCACGCTGACTTCACCGGGCGTGCTCCTGGCTGCCGCCGGCCTGCTGCTGATCGTGGCGCTGGAAGCGCGTCGCGTCACCGGTGGCATCATCATCGGTATTCTCTTGGTCACCCTCGTGTCGATCGTGCTGGGCCTGAGCCCGCTGGCCGGTGTCGCGTCGCTGCCGCCGTCGCTGATGCCGACCTTGCTGCAGCTGGACTTGCGTGCAGCGCTGGATGCCGGGCTGATTGCCGTCGTGCTCACCTTCTTCCTGGTGGAGCTGTTCGACGCGACGGGAACGCTGATCGGCGTGAGTCACCGCGCCGGCCTGCTCGACAAGGACGGCAAGCTGCCGCGCTTGCGCCGGGCTCTGCTGGCCGATTCGACTGCGATCGTCGCCGGTGCGGCGATGGGCACCTCGTCAACCACCGCCTATATCGAAAGCGCCGCCGGCACCGCCGCCGGCGGGCGCACGGGACTGACCGCCGTCGTGGTCGCGCTGCTGTTCCTGGCGGCGCTGCTGTTCTCGCCGCTCGCGGCGAGCGTACCGCCCTACGCGACGGCGCCGGCGCTGATCTACGTGGCGATCCTGATGACGCGCGGCCTGGCGGAAATCGACTGGGACGACCTGACCGAAGCAGCTCCCGCCGTCATCTGCGCCGTGGCCATGCCGTTCACCTTTTCCATCGCCCACGGCATCGGCTTCGGGTTCATCAGCTACGCCGTGATCAAGGGGCTTTCCGGCCGCTATCGCGAAGTGTCGCCGGCCGTATGGGTGATCGCCGCGGTGTTCGTCGCCAAGTTCGGCTGGCTGTGA
- the pstS gene encoding phosphate ABC transporter substrate-binding protein PstS has translation MNNTLPRPVAQATGIVRRLLLICAVTVASLAMNAGAAELSGAGSTFVEPLLGRWINTWSQQSGTRVSYKASGSGAGIEQVKAGTVDFAMTDAPLSEDELTKNNLTQFPVVAGGIAIVVNFPGERRRLQLTGTLLAEIYLGRITQWNDPKLQELNPAMPLPAQPIIVLYRGDSSGTSFNITSYLTKVSPEWAQGVGTSKAPQWPTGRGIQGNETSGDTVIGTPYSIAYVEYGYALDHNMQIVGLRDAAGKTVSPTQSTISSAVDAADWANAPHFSVLLVGVQGNNAWPIAAVTWAVVSRTPRRMADGQGTLDFFRWVIRNGAALADAQGYTPMPERVVKLIEAAWAREMGR, from the coding sequence ATGAACAACACCTTGCCGCGTCCGGTCGCCCAGGCGACCGGAATAGTCCGACGTCTGCTCCTGATTTGCGCCGTCACCGTTGCATCACTGGCCATGAATGCCGGTGCGGCGGAGCTCTCGGGCGCCGGCTCCACCTTCGTCGAACCGTTGCTGGGGCGCTGGATCAACACCTGGTCGCAACAATCGGGCACCAGGGTCTCCTACAAGGCCTCGGGCTCGGGCGCCGGCATTGAACAGGTCAAGGCCGGCACGGTGGACTTCGCCATGACCGACGCGCCGCTGTCGGAAGACGAGCTGACCAAGAACAATCTCACGCAGTTTCCCGTGGTTGCCGGCGGCATCGCCATCGTCGTGAACTTTCCCGGCGAACGTCGGCGCCTGCAGCTGACCGGTACCCTGCTGGCCGAGATCTACCTGGGCCGCATCACCCAATGGAATGATCCGAAGCTGCAGGAGCTCAACCCGGCGATGCCCCTGCCGGCACAGCCGATCATCGTCCTGTACCGCGGCGACAGTTCCGGCACGAGCTTCAACATCACCTCGTACCTGACCAAGGTCAGCCCGGAATGGGCGCAGGGCGTCGGTACGTCGAAGGCGCCACAGTGGCCAACGGGTCGGGGTATCCAGGGCAACGAAACCAGTGGCGACACGGTGATCGGGACGCCCTATTCCATCGCCTACGTCGAATACGGCTACGCGCTGGACCACAACATGCAGATCGTTGGATTGCGTGACGCGGCCGGCAAGACCGTCTCGCCGACCCAGTCGACCATCAGCTCCGCGGTCGATGCCGCCGACTGGGCCAATGCGCCGCACTTCAGCGTCCTGCTGGTCGGCGTGCAGGGCAACAACGCCTGGCCAATTGCGGCCGTCACCTGGGCCGTGGTGTCGCGCACGCCGCGCCGCATGGCCGACGGCCAGGGAACACTCGACTTCTTCCGCTGGGTGATCCGCAACGGCGCGGCACTGGCCGACGCGCAGGGCTACACGCCGATGCCCGAACGCGTCGTGAAGCTGATCGAAGCCGCCTGGGCGCGCGAAATGGGCCGCTGA
- a CDS encoding FG-GAP repeat domain-containing protein, with the protein MRPVAAVCVTCARVAAVLAALTCDASAAPVFCVGSEGGAATSARLYAGDSLVVERSYHAFGPAFSGGARVACGDITGDRQADVVVAAGPGGMPQVRAFDGVSGAEIANFLAFASALTGGVHVAVGDVDGDGRGDYVLGAGQSAQVRVLSGRDQRELHNFFAYAPGFTGGVRVAAGDVDGDGHADIVTGAGPGGGPEIKVFDGATGTQVADFFAYLPGFSGGVFVAAGDYDGDGRADLITGADADAGAGPHVKVFSGATGGEMASFFAFAASFRGGVRVAAGDVDGNGSQDLVMGTGSGTSAVVRVWTMPGLAGLHEFLPFGAAFAGGVYVGASVPVEVIFTDRLASQ; encoded by the coding sequence ATGCGCCCTGTTGCCGCGGTGTGCGTGACCTGTGCTCGCGTTGCTGCCGTGCTGGCAGCGCTGACCTGCGACGCATCGGCTGCCCCGGTGTTCTGTGTCGGCAGCGAGGGCGGTGCCGCCACCAGCGCGCGGCTCTACGCCGGCGACTCGCTGGTCGTCGAACGCAGCTACCACGCATTCGGTCCCGCGTTCAGTGGGGGCGCACGGGTCGCGTGCGGCGACATTACCGGCGACCGTCAGGCCGACGTCGTGGTGGCTGCCGGCCCGGGGGGCATGCCCCAGGTGCGCGCCTTCGATGGCGTCAGCGGCGCCGAGATCGCCAATTTCCTGGCTTTCGCCTCTGCCTTGACCGGTGGCGTCCACGTGGCGGTTGGCGACGTCGATGGCGACGGTCGCGGCGACTACGTGCTGGGCGCCGGGCAATCGGCCCAGGTGCGCGTGCTCAGCGGTCGCGATCAACGGGAATTGCACAACTTTTTCGCCTATGCGCCCGGTTTCACCGGCGGCGTGCGCGTGGCAGCGGGAGACGTCGATGGTGACGGCCACGCGGATATCGTGACCGGTGCCGGACCGGGCGGAGGGCCCGAGATCAAGGTTTTCGACGGCGCTACCGGTACCCAGGTTGCTGATTTTTTCGCCTACCTGCCGGGATTCAGCGGTGGGGTCTTCGTCGCCGCGGGCGACTACGACGGTGATGGCCGCGCAGATCTGATTACGGGGGCCGACGCGGATGCCGGTGCCGGGCCCCATGTGAAAGTGTTCAGCGGCGCGACCGGCGGCGAGATGGCCAGCTTCTTTGCTTTCGCGGCATCGTTCCGCGGTGGGGTGCGCGTGGCGGCTGGCGATGTCGATGGCAACGGCAGCCAGGACCTGGTGATGGGCACCGGCTCGGGGACCAGCGCGGTGGTGCGCGTGTGGACCATGCCGGGATTGGCCGGCCTGCACGAATTCCTGCCCTTCGGCGCCGCGTTCGCCGGCGGTGTATATGTTGGCGCCAGCGTGCCGGTCGAAGTGATCTTTACCGACAGGCTTGCGTCGCAATGA
- a CDS encoding MgtC/SapB family protein, with translation MAADAQVASVLAQELGSFAELGEITRTVVRLSIAALLGGLLGYERERKGRAAGLKTHMLVSLGSALFVLVPLQAGVSQGDLTRVVQGIVSGIGFLGAGTILKGPHQGRVEGLTTAAGIWTTSAIGMAAGMGYPMTAVLCTGVALVIFHWVPRWLARGETSDSRP, from the coding sequence ATGGCGGCAGATGCACAGGTGGCCAGCGTTCTGGCGCAGGAACTGGGCAGCTTCGCCGAACTAGGCGAGATCACCCGTACCGTCGTGCGGTTGTCCATTGCGGCGCTCCTGGGCGGCCTGCTCGGCTACGAGCGGGAGCGCAAGGGCCGCGCCGCCGGCCTCAAGACCCACATGCTCGTGTCGCTGGGGTCGGCCTTGTTCGTCCTCGTGCCCCTGCAGGCGGGCGTGAGCCAGGGCGACCTGACGCGCGTCGTCCAGGGCATCGTCTCCGGCATCGGCTTCCTGGGCGCCGGCACCATCCTCAAGGGGCCGCACCAGGGGCGCGTGGAGGGCCTGACCACCGCCGCCGGCATCTGGACCACCTCCGCCATCGGCATGGCGGCGGGCATGGGCTACCCGATGACGGCCGTCCTGTGCACGGGCGTTGCGCTTGTGATCTTCCACTGGGTCCCGCGCTGGCTGGCTCGCGGGGAAACCTCCGACTCGCGCCCGTAG
- a CDS encoding PQQ-dependent sugar dehydrogenase, which yields MKRYALLCGLLLAATTAGAQGPIYVVDTLAEGLDHPWSLEFLPDGRQLVTERAGRLRMIENGTLVKEPVDGVPPVMATGQGGLFEVLADPRFGDNQTLYLSFADGTPDANRTRVISARLEGRRLRDVRTIFAAEPTKRGGAHFGGRMTFLADGTLVIGLGDGFNYRDEAQNLQNHFGKIVRINRDGSVPADNPFLNRKDARPEIYSLGHRNVQGIAFDRAGGRLYAHEHGPKGGDEVNRIEPGKNYGWPLITYGVDYSGAQISPYTERPGLEQPLLHWTPSIAPAGMALYRGDEFPAWRGSLIVTALAAQKAQRVPIDGDRIGTQETLFAELKQRLRQVRVDADGVVYLLTDDSQGKVLRVRAASRKP from the coding sequence ATGAAGCGCTACGCCCTGCTGTGCGGACTCCTCCTGGCAGCAACGACAGCCGGTGCGCAGGGTCCGATCTACGTGGTCGACACCCTGGCGGAGGGGCTGGACCATCCCTGGTCCCTGGAATTCCTTCCGGATGGCCGCCAGCTGGTCACCGAACGCGCCGGCCGGCTTCGCATGATCGAGAACGGAACGCTGGTCAAGGAACCGGTGGACGGCGTTCCACCCGTGATGGCTACAGGCCAGGGCGGCCTGTTCGAAGTACTGGCCGATCCCCGCTTTGGCGACAACCAGACACTGTACCTGTCGTTCGCCGACGGCACGCCCGACGCCAACCGCACCCGCGTGATCAGTGCCCGGCTGGAAGGGCGCCGTCTGCGCGACGTCCGCACGATCTTCGCCGCCGAACCGACCAAGCGCGGCGGCGCCCATTTTGGCGGCCGCATGACCTTCCTGGCCGACGGCACGCTGGTGATCGGCCTGGGCGACGGCTTCAACTACCGCGACGAAGCGCAGAATCTACAAAATCATTTCGGGAAGATCGTACGCATCAACCGCGACGGCTCGGTGCCGGCAGACAACCCGTTTCTCAACCGCAAGGATGCGCGCCCGGAAATCTATTCCCTGGGCCACCGCAACGTGCAGGGAATCGCGTTCGACCGCGCCGGCGGACGACTGTACGCCCATGAGCACGGGCCCAAGGGCGGTGACGAGGTCAACCGTATCGAACCGGGCAAGAACTACGGCTGGCCCCTGATCACCTACGGCGTGGATTACTCCGGCGCGCAGATCTCACCCTACACCGAACGGCCGGGTCTGGAACAACCCCTGCTCCACTGGACGCCGTCGATCGCGCCGGCGGGCATGGCGCTGTACCGCGGCGACGAATTCCCCGCCTGGCGCGGCAGCCTGATCGTCACCGCCCTGGCCGCGCAGAAGGCCCAGCGCGTGCCGATCGACGGTGACCGCATCGGCACGCAGGAAACCCTCTTCGCCGAGCTCAAGCAGCGCCTGCGCCAGGTGCGCGTGGACGCGGACGGCGTGGTGTACCTGTTGACGGACGACAGCCAGGGCAAAGTGCTCCGGGTCCGGGCAGCCTCGCGCAAACCGTGA